Sequence from the Rutidosis leptorrhynchoides isolate AG116_Rl617_1_P2 chromosome 3, CSIRO_AGI_Rlap_v1, whole genome shotgun sequence genome:
AAATATGATGTTAGTGAAGTTTGAACTTAAACATCTTATGAATATATTATGGCCATAACCCTTTAGGCATTGCACAACAATCATTACTTTTGTACTTCACGTATTTCTAATCGCTGTTGATACAACTTTTTTGATTTATTTACATGACATAACATTTTACCTTGTATTGTAGAGTGCTACTTTGCTTTAAAAGCATGGAATGCACAACAGGCAGGTGCTGCAGCTGTAATAGTAGCGGACACCGTAGACGAGCCTCTCATAACGATGGACTCACCTGAGGCCAGTTCAACCGCCGACAGCTTCATCGAACAACTCACAATCCCATCAGCATTGATCCACAAAACTTTTGCTCAATCCATAAAAGACGCTTTACAAAAAGGTGACCAAGAAGTCCTACTAAAGCTCGACTGGTCTGAGTCCGTACCCCACCCAGACAAACGAGTCGAGTACGAGCTATGGACCAACAGCAACGATGAATGTGGGGTCCGTTGTGATGAACAAATGAATTTCATAAAGAACTTTAAAGGGCATGCACAAATACTTGAGAGAAATGGTTACACAATGTTCACACCACATTATATAACATGGTTCTGTCCTAGACCGTTTGTTTTGAGCGATCAGTGTCGGTCGCAGTGTATTAATCACGGACGCTATTGTGCACCGGATCCTGAACAGAATTTTGGAGAAGGGTATAATGGGAAAGATGTTGTGGTTGAAAATTTGAGGCAGCTTTGTGTTCATAAAGTTGCTAATGAGAGTAATAGGTCTTGGGTATGGTGGGATTATGTGACTGATTTTCATATTAGATGTTCTATGAAGAACAAAAAATATAGCAAAGAATGTGCTGAGGATGTCATCAAGTCACTTGGTATTATAATTAACTAAATATCAttcaatatatatatgaatatggatTTTGCTAAGGAAAGCCCTCAGGATGTCGTTAACGTGCATGAATTCATTGTACAATTCTACAACCGCCATAAAAAAGTCAATCTCAGACTGTTATGTACAATATAATTATGCACGTTAATGACAGCCCTCACGGTTGTCGTCAACGTGCATAATAAGCATATTGTACATCGCACTTATGTGTTAAATTTAATTTGGTGGTTATAGAATTGTACAAATGTTTTAAGCATCTTAATGACAGCCCTAAGGCCAGTCGTTAGCAAAATCCAAATATATGTCTTGTTAAACTTGTTACGGCGTATAATCGTCTAGTGAATTACCAGGATTGCCTAGCGAAAAGATTCAAAAATGCATGGGCGACCCTGAAGCCGATGTTGAGAATGAAGTACTAAAGTTCGAGCAAGATTCTCAGGTTCTTTTATCTTTTGAAGTCACAAAATAGTCTATTCCAAGTATACCTGGCAAACAGGTCGGGTTGTTGGGTTGGTTTAATAGTCGTACGGGTTTGGGTTAAAATGGGTCATGGGTTGAACGGGTTGGATTTTTTAGACAGGTCGAATAGGTTGGGTCGGGTTGGGTTGGGTCGATTTGGGTTGAGACCCGTTTCTCAATGTTTCTTAAATTCGTAAAACCTCTAGATAACGATATTTTTTAAATCTCGTAAAGACCCATTAAGACACGTTAAACCTTATATATATTTTCTAGGCTTCTTCCGGATCTAAATTGGACCCATTTTTAACCTTTTTTATGGACCAAAATGGTTAAATAACTAACCCAATGGTATGGGTCTCAATTGCCGGGTATAATTCTAACAGAAGATGGATATATAAAGTATAAAACAATTAAGTTTTGTTCTTGTTTACAAGTAGATTGGACGAGGATCGCGTGGTGATGTAACCATCCTGCCAACATTAGTCATTAACGACGTTCAATTTCGAGGTAGTCCTTTTCACTAATTTATTCGTGCTCAAGGCCACTAGGGACATTTCGTCATTTTACAATATAACAATTATTTTTCATTTGTAGGCAAATTGGAAAGAACTGCGGTATTACGAGCTATATGTTCAGGATTTAAGGAGACAGCTGATCCTCCTATATGTTTAAGTGGAGGTATAACTTGTTAAAATATAATCAACACTTGTATAAAGATGTCATTTTCATACATTGTGCATTTTATGCAACAGATCTTGAGACGAACGAGTGCCTTGAAAGGAACGGTGGTTGCTGGATCGATTCACAAAACAGCATTAGTGCTTGCAAGGTAACAAAAAACAGAGGACTCTGTTTATTTCAAACCAATTCTTCCACTTATTACATAAGTTTTTTTTCTTCTTAGGACACATTTAGGGGAAGAGTATGTGAATGCCCTATGGTTAATGGTGTGCAATATCGAGGAGACGGGTACACATCTTGTGAAGGTATGCATACTTCTTCATCTTTCCACTCTTGTATAACTTTATGGCATATGTTTCATAGTTTAGGATCTATTAATCTAAATATTGATTGATTGGTTTAACTGATACAGCCGTTGGCGCTGGAAGATGTACAGTCAATAATGGAGGATGTTGGTCCGATATAAGGGACGGAACTAAGTTCTCAGCTTGCTCAGTaagtttaatttccttaaattaGCTGTTATGTAGTCTTGTCAAGAAATATATGGTTGGAATCTTCTCATTTGATTCGTATTTTGTTATGCAGGCAACTAATATAACCGGTTGTAGTTGTCCACAAGGTTTTCGCGGGGATGGGCGTACTTGTGAAGGTAAGAGACATGGTTCTCACCATCACTCGGACTTATGCTTGACGTTTTTATCATACCAGTTTTTTTAATTTTGCAGATATCGACGAGTGCAAGGAAGGATTAGCGTGTAAATGTGATGGGTGTTCATGTAAGGATACTTATGGGGGATATGAATGCAAATGCAAGGGAGACAAGTTATATATAGCTGATCAAGATACATGTATCGGTAAGATTGATTTGTTACTCTTTTCTATACTTGGAAAACGGGTCAGATTGGGTCGGTTTGTGCAAGGGGTCAAACCGGTTTTGGGTTGAATGGGTCAAACGGGTCAGACTTTTAGACGGTTCAAATAGGTCGGTGTTAAAACTGAAACGCGAAAAATGAAAACTAAACGTGATCTtttaaacgggtcaaatgggtcagATTTTTTTTCGGTTTGGTGTTTCAGATTTGAAGTATAGAAAACTGGAAATTCAAAGTAAATCGTGAAACTGAAAACTAAACTGGAACTGAAACGCGAAGATGAAACTGAAACATGAAACTGAAACCCAAAACTGAAAACTAATACCCGAAATTGAAAAACTAACGCGAAACTGAAATGAGAAACTGAAATTTGAAATTGAAACGCGAAATTGAATCACGAAACTGAAATGTGAAACTGAAAACTAAAATACGAAACTGAAAAATTAGATCGCGAAACTGAAAATCGAAAATTGCAACTAGATTGCTAAACTAAAAACTTGATCACGAAAACTGAAACGTTAGACCCATATAAAAGACCCGTTAGACCCttctctatttttttattttttttagaacggCAATTTTGGCATCGAATTCTCTCATTTGCCACTCACAcacccgttaggaagaaactcATCGCATCCATCGCACAAAGCGTACCcggaatgctttaggttaactgcttGGCCCGCACAGAATGAAGGATACCATAGGCACAACCTTTGGAGAAAACTCCCCCCTCAGGATTTGAACCTGCACCTATTTTTTCAAGGATACAGGCCCAGAACCAACTGAGgctttttaccactcaaccaatagTTCGGTGGTTAGACCCTTCTCTAGTTGTTGGACTTGATGAATTTTGACCCAACCGATCGATTCCTTTATATTTGTCTATGACCCAATGGGTTTTAGAcaaacccatttgacccatttttagGACTTTGTACTTGCTTTGCCAAGTATACTCTTTTCCGACCCGTTTTAAAAGTAATTTTCGTTTGTTTTACTAAATTTTATCTGGATATATTGTGCAGAACGAAAGGCTTCAAAGTTCGCTTGGGTCGTTAGTTTGTTAGTACTGGGGGTAGTAGCGACTGTTGGTTTAGCCGGTTACATTTTCTATAGATACAGGCTAAGGGTACGTGCGTCTTTATTTATCGATGTTTTAACAACTGGTTCATAGTATGCACGATTTAATCGTTGTTTAATGTTACAGGCTTATATGGACTCCGAGATCATGGCAATTATGTCGCAGTACATGCCACTCGATAATCAGTCGAACCTAGTGGTTTCTCATGAAAACGAACCCCTAAATCGAACATCAACTGTATAGTCCTTTAAGGTATTTTATATCTTTGTCTCTTGTTTTTGGGTGTTACTTTAGTTAGATTCTATTACACTTACAGAGTTGTCACATGTAGCGATTGGTGACGAAAGAAAGACTGGATTACGGGAGCGATTTTCGGAGCCTGGATTACAGGATGATGCGTGTATAAAGTTAGTTAGTGAGATGTAAATGTTTTTGTTAAAAAGCTATACGACATTTCATGCATGTTTAAAAGCAGAAAATGGGGATGCATATGCCTCTCAAAACAGTTATACATAGCAAGTTATGATATTGGTTTGGTGACAATAGTCTTCTTGAAATCATTTGATCACGAAGTGCATCATGTACTATAAATAAATAATAGTTATAACTCTATAAAATCATGTACTCGTAAATGAAACATATAATGTGTTTTTTCTAAACAGCAAATCcacacatcttttttttttttttttttgtctaggACTCGAACTTATAGCCTAAAGTTTGATGAGTTTCAATGATACTAGTCTTTGTATatgatgaattttattacttaTTGTCAATTGTCATTGTCAAATCTAGTATTATGCAAGGGTGCTTTTATTTGTCACGTTTTCGATGATATTACAATAAGTAATTGGAATTCTAAATAATGTAAATTCCATCGAGTGATAAATTTCTAACACAATTATTTTTGAATCAAAAAATTAAGATTTTAGTATATATTGAATTATGTTGAACCCAACATAACCTATATTGTGTGATGACACAGACTTTGTTGAATCAAGCTTATAAGAAGTCAATCCTAGTCATAATTGGTTTGTTATTTTTATAAATATGGCTAATTAATGGCTAATATAAATAAAACTAGCCTATAATAAAGAGAAAATTATGTTGTTGATCTTTAACGTTTGttaaatattttacattttgtcatTTATCTTTTGTTCCGTATTAGTATTAGTAGGTCACCGAAGTATCGTTTATTACATGGTTGGTCCCTCTCACTAACAATCGTTAGTATAATCCCATTAAGTCTTGACATGTACCTAGCACgtgagggtattttggtattttaccagctcttttccttttctttcctttcTTCTTCCCTTTTCAAACACCTACTTGCAAAACCCAAATCAATATTGACGTTCCTCTgtacaaaatattaaaaaaaacatACATAATCGATAACTAAAACCATTTTTAACCGTGATCCGTAGTGATGGTGGCAAGAAGTCGGATGATGCAACTTTTAAAGAAAAAATGATTTTCTGACTGTGAGCTGACAATGCCATA
This genomic interval carries:
- the LOC139896774 gene encoding vacuolar-sorting receptor 6-like — translated: MNMIVSGSRWIILMVMMMWITKETEGRFVVEKSSISVLSPIDLRSKHDAAIGNFGEPNYGGSMVGSVVYPQKPNSVFGCKQFDGDKPFKSKSSSRPTILLLDRGECYFALKAWNAQQAGAAAVIVADTVDEPLITMDSPEASSTADSFIEQLTIPSALIHKTFAQSIKDALQKGDQEVLLKLDWSESVPHPDKRVEYELWTNSNDECGVRCDEQMNFIKNFKGHAQILERNGYTMFTPHYITWFCPRPFVLSDQCRSQCINHGRYCAPDPEQNFGEGYNGKDVVVENLRQLCVHKVANESNRSWVWWDYVTDFHIRCSMKNKKYSKECAEDVIKSLGLPSEKIQKCMGDPEADVENEVLKFEQDSQIGRGSRGDVTILPTLVINDVQFRGKLERTAVLRAICSGFKETADPPICLSGDLETNECLERNGGCWIDSQNSISACKDTFRGRVCECPMVNGVQYRGDGYTSCEAVGAGRCTVNNGGCWSDIRDGTKFSACSATNITGCSCPQGFRGDGRTCEDIDECKEGLACKCDGCSCKDTYGGYECKCKGDKLYIADQDTCIERKASKFAWVVSLLVLGVVATVGLAGYIFYRYRLRAYMDSEIMAIMSQYMPLDNQSNLVVSHENEPLNRTSTV